Part of the Peromyscus leucopus breed LL Stock chromosome 6, UCI_PerLeu_2.1, whole genome shotgun sequence genome, TCTAATGCTTCAATTCAAGGCACTGACTTCCAACAAGTTCCACAAGAGAAAAAATTCAGTAAACGTTCTAAGATGGCCCCTGTTTTGGAGAAATGTGGAGCCAAAGAGGAAAATAGTGAGAATGAACATTCGGGTGAAAATAATGTTGCATCAGTCATAGAAGAATCTGATCTTCGAAGATCCTTACATGTAAAAACCAAACGCTTGAGGCAACAGACAGAAGCCAACCTTTCAATATCAAATTCAGATGAAGAAAGCAATGAAACCATTAAAGAGAAGAAACGCTTGTCAGTTCTGATAAGAAGAAAGGCTAAGCAAAAGTATTCTGTTACAGCTATTGATAAGCCTAAACCTTATAAGGTGCCCAAATCAAAGCAAGCAAGGATTGTAGATCAAAGTTCCGATTCTGATGAAATCCAAGCAGTCCTCACAGAGGTAAGCCAGATGCGTCACTGCTCTTCAGACACTGGCATTAATGAAATACAGGTAATTCATAAAATGCAAACAAGGAAAGAtactaatgaaaaaagaaaattgagaactTCCACTTCTGGTTCAGATTTTGGCATTAAAAAGGGGAAGCCAACTAAAAGCTCTATAATCTCTAAAAGAGCATGCCAAAACTACTCTGAGTCTTCTCATTATGACTCAGAATTCAAAAGAGAGATAAAAATGATGAGCAACATTGGGCCAGACAGAGGGATCAAGAAAAGTGTTTCAAATAAGAAAGACTGTGACTCTTCTGAAGATGAAATGCAGAGTGAAATTGCAGTGGATactgaaaggaaggaaagggtgacCACTGCACAGGGAATATCTGATGGCACTGATGGGAAGTGGGAAGAGAATTTCACTGGAGCAGATGATTCGGTCAAGAAATGCAAGCATGAGGTGGAATTGAGAGAGATGCTTTATAAGAAGCAGCTACATGTTTCCTCTGATGGCACTGAAAAACCTTCAGGGCTGGAAGGGAATGTGAATATTCCTAAGGACAAAATACTtgttaaaactaaagaaaatattaaacaccTGAAAATCAAAGCATGTAGAACCATGCAGAGTGGTTCATCCGATGCTACTGATAAATTtccaaagaaggaagagagtgaTGAGCCTTCGGGTTATAAGAAGCAGACCCGAAAGAAAACTgcagcaaaaggaaagaaaaccactCATGTGGAGGAAGAAACAGTCAAGGGAGAGCAACAGCATGAGTCTTCATCAGATGCTCCTGAGAAATTCCCTGAAAGAGAAGAAACTGCTCATTTtcttaaaggaataaaaaaacgTAAGAATGACACTactgatggagaaaataaaagcaaaagaataaaagataaattatcaaaaaataaggaagagtTATCTGATAGTGTTGAGAAGTTTCAAGGAACAGGAGATAGTTGTGATTCTTCAGAagataaaaagaataagaatgaaGTGCCtggtagagaaaaagaaaaatgcattttgcCTGGACCAAGTTCAAGGAAAAGGCCAGCATGTTTATCTGATACTGAAAATTATCGTTTGAAAGGAGAATGTTGTGATTCTGCCactaagagacagaaaagaattaacttgagagaaagaagaaatttaaattcaaagagaactgccaaagaaacacaaagtGATTCATCATCTTTTGATTCTATGGAAAGTTCAGAAGATActaaaaagcagaagaaacaaagaactcCAGCCAAAAAGAAGACAGGCAATgccacagaaaaacaaagaaattcctTAAAAACAACCACTAAAAGGATGCCAGCCAACAATACTTCTCCTCCTGATAATGTAGATGATGGGCGGTATTCTGTAGGTGAGGAGAGCAGCGATGAACAGAAGATAAAGCCTCTGATAGAAAGTTTCGTGCTGCATACTCACCCTAGATGCTATCAGTCTTCAAGAGATGATGATGCCTTATCAACATCAGTATCTGTCATAGAAGACAATGTTGATGACAACAGTGATCCTGAGAATAGGATTGCCAGAAGGATGCTTTTAGAAGAAATTAGAgccaatattttctctgaagatgAAGATTCTCTACAAATGATGAATCATAAGGAGGATAAATAAACAAGTGAACTTTACAACAAAATGAGGGACTCCTAGAAGAGAAGGAAGGCCCAAATCAAGTCAATTCTGAATCAGATTCATCTATAGAACCTAAGAAGCCAAGATACAGACAGACCTTTGAATTATAAACTGCCTGTGAGAGATGGAGagtccagaaaagaaaaagttcaaaGTCTAAAGAGCATGAAGCCAATGGCAGAAATCGAAGGAAGGTGAGCAGTGAGGAGTCAAATATACTGGCTTTCAAGAATCAGCAATTAGTGAAGAAGTCAATGAATTTGAGGAGGGAAAACAACCAAGAAAAGGGTCTGCACAGAAAGGAGAATTAGAAGAAAATCAGTAGAAATACAAGCAGAAAATTTCAAGAGGGTTCATCCTCATGAAAAAGAGACATTCTGAAGAAAGAGTGGGGGAAGAGACAGAACTGGAGGAGGAAACTGATAAAACTAAGTCATCTAtgaaaggcagaaggaaaatTTGGAGGATTCTGAAAGCTGATAAAACTATGAGCAGGAAAAAATATTCATGCTAGCATTTTTCCCATaaaatgagtttttgttttttccttcatcTCTTATTCTCCCCTGTCACTCTCTCCATCTACTGGCTTACTCTCCCTTCTCATACTTCATCTTgccctccttctgccttctccagtgcttctcttatttatttagtttaggaAAGAATTATACCGTTCTACCACTTTCATGCCTCCTTTCATGGACCCttgcttgctctctttcaaatatgTGGCCTTTTAAAATGAATTGTTACACACATCTGTTTATTAgtattcacatatatattattaaatacgTGAATATAAAtcactcagtctgtataatattatttgtatttatgttttcagggttgatcaTTTGATATTTAATAACCAATGGGTATGCCTTTACTTTGggacaaaaaaattatttctcccaccctcagcattccttagttgcctcttGATTCTCTGTGTTGGGTTAACCCTAAGGTTGCAATAGTGACTCACATTCCTGGGTGGTAACTAGTAGCTCCCAAATTGAACTCAATATTATCTCACCACGGGGAAGTCATGCACAGTACCAACACCTCAACACCTCTTTGCCATTCACGGCCTCATTCATTTCACCTGTGTGAGAGTGGTTTCGTGTTTTATAAAGGTCAATTATATGACACCATACAGAGTAGATTAGATGTGAAGTGCAATTTAACATGCTGATAGGACAAATGGAAATACAATGTAAACTGACACCTaggaaatatttgaatataaaatgttaaatgggggagctggggaggtaaCTCGGAGCTTAAGCACATGTACTCCTCTTGCAGAACATTCAAGTCAGGTTTCCACCAACTGTGTGAGCATCTGCACtcttacacatgcatacacacacacacacacacacacacacacacacacacacatacacacatttagaaataataaaagtaagtaaTGAAAAGTATTA contains:
- the LOC114691743 gene encoding LOW QUALITY PROTEIN: transcriptional regulator ATRX-like (The sequence of the model RefSeq protein was modified relative to this genomic sequence to represent the inferred CDS: substituted 3 bases at 3 genomic stop codons), with the protein product MSADPKRKPLVQPLHDFXAHSPEEPKDTSFPXCGMTXHTGKISSSGIIFDMMENSKEEETNSSEIPILLRPLRSKRKKPSIVTKCVESGNKKPMEETINVKATPQNSENDTSMQHLPKGTVISQPDLFLNEDKNDFKVTEVRSKRKMRIENFKKHRDRFGGIVNCTACGQQVNQFQKYSFYRHPSLNVLICKNCFKYYMSGDISRGSDGTDEQCRWCAEGGTLVCCDFCHNAFCKKCILYNLGRKELSTILDKSHQWHCYVCRPELLLNLVTACNSVFENLEQLLQKNKKKEVNRGKNSEVCDHTPIASPRKNSLGCNGEKSKLDNSCSDSVPCAYSSLIVPQEMIKKTKKLIEITSNTNSSYIKFLRQAADNSEMSSSVKLCQLKAFKSVLADIKKAHLALENDLNSEIQALDAVYKEKTTKDLKITRVYSKTKIQKGRKSCATENQCFLKLDARSTTKMRDSKHFTGEDRKANKNENKRSSRKDGPQNEPTNTYEDFGIDVVSASSSVPEDIFDSLETVTEVQSSTDYQGDSNSGTEPELESSPLKLNFPSKAIRSKITAKVRKEIYVKLTRVSLSNASIQGTDFQQVPQEKKFSKRSKMAPVLEKCGAKEENSENEHSGENNVASVIEESDLRRSLHVKTKRLRQQTEANLSISNSDEESNETIKEKKRLSVLIRRKAKQKYSVTAIDKPKPYKVPKSKQARIVDQSSDSDEIQAVLTEVSQMRHCSSDTGINEIQVIHKMQTRKDTNEKRKLRTSTSGSDFGIKKGKPTKSSIISKRACQNYSESSHYDSEFKREIKMMSNIGPDRGIKKSVSNKKDCDSSEDEMQSEIAVDTERKERVTTAQGISDGTDGKWEENFTGADDSVKKCKHEVELREMLYKKQLHVSSDGTEKPSGLEGNVNIPKDKILVKTKENIKHLKIKACRTMQSGSSDATDKFPKKEESDEPSGYKKQTRKKTAAKGKKTTHVEEETVKGEQQHESSSDAPEKFPEREETAHFLKGIKKRKNDTTDGENKSKRIKDKLSKNKEELSDSVEKFQGTGDSCDSSEDKKNKNEVPGREKEKCILPGPSSRKRPACLSDTENYRLKGECCDSATKRQKRINLRERRNLNSKRTAKETQSDSSSFDSMESSEDTKKQKKQRTPAKKKTGNATEKQRNSLKTTTKRMPANNTSPPDNVDDGRYSVGEESSDEQKIKPLIESFVLHTHPRCYQSSRDDDALSTSVSVIEDNVDDNSDPENRIARRMLLEEIRANIFSEDEDSLQMMNHKEDK